Within the Eucalyptus grandis isolate ANBG69807.140 chromosome 1, ASM1654582v1, whole genome shotgun sequence genome, the region GTGGAACTACAATCATTTGGATGTCTAGACTTCTAACATGTGTGTCTCTCTCAACTATTGAGGCAGAGTATGTTGCTATATTTGAAGTTGGTAAAGAAATGATTtggttgaaattttttctaaaagagATAGGCAAGGAACATGATAACGATGTTATTTTCAGTGACGGTCACAGTGCTATTTGTCTTGCAAAGAATCCGGTATTTCATTCAAGGATAAAACATATTGAATTAAAGTATCATTAAATTCATCAGGGACTTTGTCATTAAAGAAGATTCCTAGTGTACAAAATCTGGCAAATATGTTAACAAAGGTTGTCACTATTAAGAAACTGAGGTTGTGCATTGCCTCAGTTGGCTTCCATAGTAAGTGAGGAGGGAGGTCGCTGTACTAGGACAATTTGGGCTACAAAGATAAAGACTATGAAAGATTATTgctatttaaataaaataaaaaaaatcagcctCCAAGTGGGAGATTAATAAAGTTGTGAAGTCTTGATAGAGGAAAATAATAGTCAAACatagaaataatttattttaggcaATTACCAATCCTGTAATAGCATACATGTAAAAAAAACTACACgatgggaatattaaaacattaacctatgacccactaactaaagcGCAACATGCGGTgtgcacattatgaaatctatataacctaaataacattttttgttccttttttgttttggttttattaaaggaaaatcatcctaattctatatgactcttaaaaattaaaatgcgtcaatttaaacatgaaatgtgtatggaACTAAATATCTAAATCCTAAATATgacatatgatgcatgatatatGATGAGCAAATAACAATAACACACCAAAATATATGTTCTAttgaaaattcatcaatgtaaatCGATGACATATCATCTCAATGATGCAAAGTAATTCACGAATTtgccataaaaaattaaaataatcaaaattcacgtctcgcggctcaatattttttttattattatgacttaatatgacaaatttcataatcggataatgataaaaataaatcaaaacaattttaccaaaaataaataaatcaaaacaaatcaagttagaataaaataaaaaaattaagaaaccgaatatctaaaaatttacctagtctaactcaTGGTTGACTTGAGGAATAGTGAAGAAGCAGTGGTGGCCGGACCTGCAGCAACCTGCAGCAAAACAGGGGAGGCAGCAGGTGGCTCTGTTCGGGCGTGCAGCAGCGAGCAGAGGAGCAGCAACGTCGGGTGCAGGGGCGTCGGGCTACTGAGACTGGTCCAGGCTGCTGCGGAGGGAGAAACGGCGTCGGCTTCTGGGCGATCGCGGAGAACTTCGTGGGGAGACCGGCGAAGCGTCGAGGAGCAGCAAGGGTGCGAATGTCGTTGGGTCGCGAGTCGCTGAGGCGcggcgtcgggtcgtcgcgggTAGAGGTCACCGGCGAGGGGGTTTCAGCAGCTGCTGCGGGCAAACGGCGGTGAGGCGGAGCCGCGGGGGCAGGTGGTGGCTGGCGGATCGGCGGGTTGCAGGGAGCGTCGGTGAGCGAGGCGCAGCGTCAGGTCGTCGCGGCGAGCTTCGTGGGGAGACCGGTGAAGCGGCTGTGGCGGACGCGCGGTAGCGGCTGGCGGAGGCGGTGCCGGCGCAGTGACTGGTGCGAGCGCAGGGCCGGCGCGTCGGGCCCTcgcggagaagatgaacagtcgctgcctccccttttatttttctctttttttttttcttccggtCGAACGTCACTTCACATCAGCTTCTCTTACCTTTCACTGTACCCTCTCTCCTCACGTCTCTCTCACGTCatttccctctctctgtcttcttcttttcgcTGTTTCTTTgctgacttttcttttccctcaaaAAGAACACCGAAagcatttctctctttttttgttgaatttcttGACCTCCACAACCGAAAGAAGCCCCCAGTTTCGAAGCCTCGCATCctttatttataaaagaaaactcaaagttatttttgtaagtgagatattcactcaaccacttaacaaaaaaaaaatggctctAAAATCACAtaacaactattttttttttttaaatttttgaaatgagTATATAGTTTCAACAATAaagatatttgattttatttattactttctaaaatattagatatcaacaaaattcaataataaacctaCTACTGATGTGACAAGTGGCATGATACATGTCATGGTAAGCAATTATCTTCATATTATAATCTCCACGTCTCTTCAGGTATTTCACAACTTTTGATGTTGTATTTATACGAGACTACTTTGGATTATGTATAAATTGACTATGGATCTATGTAGCGTAACATATTTTAGGTCTAGTCAAAGTAAAATAGatgagttttttcttcttctttttttatgagtCTCTCGTAGCACAATGGATCCTTGAGTAATGGATCCTCACCTAGAGATGGCAATCCCGCATCATATCAAGTGCTCAAAATACGGTTCTCTCTTGTTCGTGAGAAACATAATGGAAGCTGGGAAAAGTGCTAAAGGTACTTTGTTTGGTGGCACTACTCAATCTAGAAACAATGTTTGTAGTTTTTTCCCAGTTGAGATGCTTCTTATAgtgttatattttcttctttagcATGTCTAAGAAATGGTATCCCCTGCAATAGTTGCTCTGGTCCGCCTGCCGTGTTCTTCCCCCAgtttttgaaccttttttttcaCTTCCCACTGTCGGTACCAAGCTCATGCTGTGTATTGGACAGAACACCAAGTTAAGTTCTCATGTATTTAGAGAAGTGTACATGTGCCACCTGCAGGGTGTAGTTATGAAAGAACTTCGCGTATTGAAGTTAGTCTCGTGTCTTGGACGTCTGCATATCAGCTTCCATGTTTAGACGTGGTATCCTttcgttatttttttcttagttttatGGAAAGGAACTCTGACAAGTTTACTTTTTCCGTCCTTTCTTTTTGACCATGGAGCTACTGACgagcttgttttgttttctcttctccaacTACCTTTCCTTGAAAAGTGGCATTTTGGCCGACTTAGAACATTTGTGATTTCCATTTTGCGACTTCTTCTTGGGGAGTGGTGCTCAATTGAAATAATGCCTTTGGAGATTATCCCAACGTGAATGGGTACATTTTCACATGCTCTAAATGAATTTTGGTTTAACTACTAAAATGATATGATTCAAGAAGACTATGACCCTCCAAAGAAAAAGTTGTTTGAATTAAAGCTCATTTTTGCTCAAGCAGACTAGACCAAGTCACTTGCTAAGGTATGAGAGAGAATGGATTGCATGAACTATTCCCAGCATGCTTGCCATCGTTTTGAGCATGCGTTAGATTTACGTATTTAACAATGAAATTGTGCAAGCAAATTAAGGGTCTAATCCACAAGATGGGTGCTTATGATTTCCTATTCACATTCTTTTCTGAAATTATAAGTCTATCAGTTTAATATGCAATGGTTTTTTTACATTGTTATGCTACGCAGATCGATTGGTATTTATAGCATGAAAGATAGCATCTTTGCAAAGGGTATTAAGTTGGAATTCTCCATGAGCGTGCAGTTTAACATTACAGAAGTCTTTGTGTTCGGTTGAATGGGTTGACgagttttttttcctaaaaaatgaatcTTTCCTCATTGTTATGGGCTCTTCTCTTATCATGACTTTATGCTCTCAAATTGCCCATCTAATTATTAACACTATCAACTTGCCTTGACCCTTGGTTCCCACTGTCGACATTAACTGGGCTCTTGAATCATATTTTGCTGGTCGAGTGTTAGCAATTGCATAGCTAAGTTAGGTTTTGCATATTAAATCAAAAGTCCGCATATGCTATTCGTAAAGGACATTCTATCCATCTTGAGATGGGAATTTGCAATAAATTGCTCTTTGCGATATAACCTTAGGAGGTTACGCTCAAGCGAATTTCAAGcttgaaaattcatgaatttcaatgatttcCGCCAAATTCTATTGGGGGATGTTATCTTTCTCGCAACATGAAAGCACAAAAACGAACTTGTTGAGACAAATCTAAATTTGACACAACACTTTTCGCACGGCTTCAAAAGTTTCAACCTTTTTACCCGTGGTTGattctttttgggtttggcaATATCCACTCTTGGGTCTTGCCGCCCGCTGCAACTAGTGGGGGCCATTGCAGCTCCTCCATTTCGATTATGGTGCAGCTAAATACGATCGAACACGCAATTAAAGTCTCAAAGTGGTCATGTATTAGcagacaatatatatatatatatatatttccaccTGCGATGCAATGTCACGACTCCATAGTTTACAAGAGATGCTTATTAGACAATATATATCTACATGCACCTGCGATGCATTAAGAGATGCTTACTAGACAGAATAAACTCAAGTTCACATAAGGAGTGGCCTTCCTTGTCTAAAGAGGTTGCACGATCAGGGGCAATCCACAAGCTGGTCTAAGAGAGAGCATTATTGAAGGAGAATGACAGTAATTTggcgagagagaaaaggaaaacctaGAGAGGACCAAGGATAGAACAACCTTGTATTCCATCATCATCAAGTTTCGGCCAATGCACATTCGCCCTCCGAACCCAAACGGCAAAAAACCCATCTTGTGCTTGCATCCCCCTTGGCTGTCGCCGTCAAACCTCTCTGGCTTGAACTCATTCACGTCATCACCCCATAAAGTTGGGTCGTGGTGCATGGACACGACATCAATCCATATATTCGTGCCATCGGGAATTATCATGTCATCGACCCAAATGTCTCCCCTTGCCTGCCTTTGTACATTCGGGGCTGGACTATATAGGCGTAAAACCTCATTCATCACCAATCCCATCTGCAATGACAGGTTAATCAACATTTACCCAAGCATTTctctcctgtttttttttttttgtctaatgaTTTCAGTCAAACAAGCACCTCTTTGCAGTTGCATTAGATTAGCGTAAGCTTGTCATATTAAAACCTGGAAACAATAACTAACCAGTAGCAAATGAAAAAAGGCTAGATGCATGGTGGGATCCGAGTTAGCCCTCCAACTGGCCTATACTTGTTTCCCAAGTTTTTGAGCCCTTCAGATCAGAGGCGATTCTTAGAGATTCAAGCAAGTCAAAGATTTTGTATGAAGGTATTTTGAATAGTCGTGatttaataaaatgtttataagCCACAAAATATCTCCTGTAAATGCTAGTTCTACATTTGATAATTCCACTAGGCCATCGCGAGGTCAACGAAATCGTGTAGAAAATTCAAGTTGTCTTTTCTTTGCCATAATCTTTAAAATTTGTGGCATATTGCTGCCAAAATTTAAAACAGGAGGTCCTTAAACTTTGTTGTTGCTACAAACATATTATGTACAATCTCAAAGTAGATCTGTTATGTAATGTAATAAATCTAAaacttcaaatattttgctattttttgaagaatttctcAGATAGATCCATTTTACCATTAAGAGGAAGCCAAAGATAAAATGGAGAACATGCGACATTTCAGGCATTTCCTGTGGAGCTTCAATTAtattatttcctaaatttgaTCGAGTGTATTATAAGTCTACTAAAACTAGAGTATGAGATGTTCCCCTCATTTGCCATATTTCTTGACCCATGAATAGTAAAAGTTAGTATCAAGATAAAGTTCAAAGTAGGACTGATCAATCTTATACTGAGGCAGAAAACCATCAAATTCTCCTCAAAGACCAACATAATAGCAAGGCGGTTAAAAATAAATTACTGCTATTATTGTTCAAGCATAAATCAAGGAACAATAAAACCTAACTCGAAGGCCAAAAAGATTTCCGCCTTGAGAGATATTCGCACTTGAGTCTGTCACATCATATACATGCAATTAAAAGACATAAATTACCTATATTGTCTTTGCAATCACCTATTTAATCAACACAGGTAGAACGCAAGAGATGATTCCTAAAGAGTGAGTTGTAGCTAAAGCCACAAAGTAGTAGCAATACTGCTGCCTGGACACATAGCATTTCTTATGTTTCTCAATTACTTAATTGCAATTAATCTATCAAAATCACGGTCCGTTATTCGCCCTCGCATGATAAATTATCTTTGTTCCCCATCACACTTCACTCAGTCATTTTCACTTTCATGCAGAGttcatcactctctctctctctctctctctcgtatcaTCAATTAATGCGGTTGCCCGGCAGCAGCCAAAACTTATCCTTTCCTAAAATGCTCAATATACAAGTGACTCTTTACCTTCTTAAGTCCAGCAAGCATGGCGACTTCGAAATCTTTATCTCCTACTACTTCTTCAATCTCTTCTCTCAATTGCTTCTGCCACTCTGGATATAATGCCAGGAGAAACAGCGTCCAGGTGAGAGCCAACGCTGTCGTTTCATGGCCCCGAAGAAGAACGTCTTGCATTCGTCCACTAGTTCTCTTGTAGCTAACTTCTTCCTCTGCCTTTTGTTATCTTCAACGTGACTTTCTTGGATCAACACCCCGAGTAAATCCCTGGACTCATTTCTGGTGTCCGCACTCTTCCTCCGCTCCATTATGAAGGCCATTAAGAGATCATCGATTTCATTCCCAAGCCTTTTGGCCTCTAGGGCATGCTTAGGGTACATAAGATTGTTGTAGGGTACCCCTACACAGCGGTTGGTCCTGAAGAGAGCAACTTGTAGGGCTCTTAACTTTTCAAGAACTTTGGTGCATTCGTGGGGGCCTATGCCAAAGCTTGATTGAGCGATGATTTCCCCAGCTGTTGCCGTAATCTCGCATTCCACATCAACTTCTGCATGGCCAGAGCTTGTGAGATCAACCCACTTTGTTAGCATTCTCTTGGTGGATTCCACCATGATGTTGGTCATTTCCTGTTTGCCAAGCaaagaggataaaaaaaaatagagcggTTGTAAGCTCCATATAGTATATAGATTTAACCTAGATCAAACATGTAGATTTAGTATTAGATTATGTGGTATTTTCTTATACATAAGAGAAACAAAATGATATCCAAGATTCTCTGCAATAAGTCCAAACAAAATAAACTACAACAGACAACTAATGACCAAATTAGTGAATCATTAATCGAAGGTTTTTGGCAGGCTtgcttgtttttctcttttgttacTAGTCCTAGATTCGTAGGGAATAAGAAAAACTGCCTTCCATTGCTTCTCATTCTTGAGAAGGTAATGGAAGCCTTTTAATAAAGTTGAACAGATCAATGTTCAGCATAAAATATTGGGATTTTGACAAGGACAACACAAAATCTCAGGGATTAGAGGGAACTCACAACTCCTTTAAGTTGGAATTTCTAGCTTGATCGATAATAGTTTCGCTTATGGGAAATACTATAACAAGAACTCTCAAAAGCATTAAAAGGAACTCTCGATTTGATAGGTTAGAGTTTCACTTATAGGCCCAACCTTCCTCATATTAATGCCTCAATCACTATAGCAAAGTGCATGAACAATGGTAGATATATTCCtagagaaatttaaaataataagctgtgaaaatattttgctgGAGAGAGAGCTGCAGAAACCTTGAGATTGGATGGAGAAAATGCTGGAGTTATGATGTGTCTGCGTTGAACCCACTCATCACCTTCGGTCATTAGAAGACCATTACCAAACATTGGCTTCCTATCCACTTTGAACACATCGGGCTTTCCCCAATTTTTACCCTTAACTATGACAGACGTCTTTTTAAGAAATTCGGGGTCTGCGATGTAGAGAAACGGCTCAGTGCCTAGCCAGTAGATGAACACCTTCCCTGATATTCACAAGATCCAGAATAAAATTTGTTAGTGTGATCATTCTTGCTTCTTTATACATATGTGGGACGAACCCTAGAAAAGTAGAACTGCAATACAATACATATATGTTTGGAATTGATGGCTGTTGACGAGATTTCATCATCATGGCTAAAACCCATGACAACATGAAAATTTCACTAACAATCTCTTGATCAATAACGAATCGATGGATTTATAGAGAGATCAAGATTATTTTGCTACGCCTAAATGAAGAGATGCATCCATATGCCATGACTTATAATTCTTTGCATGATGTAACTTTTACGAATTCCTAAAAGTCACCAACCCTAAAAATCAGTCGGCTATGCCTCTACTAAACTTACGTAAATTATCTTTTCGCCCAATGACTCTCaat harbors:
- the LOC104415456 gene encoding LOW QUALITY PROTEIN: cytokinin hydroxylase (The sequence of the model RefSeq protein was modified relative to this genomic sequence to represent the inferred CDS: inserted 1 base in 1 codon), yielding MRHLMQSHGGLTSILAVSILILFMVLVRLLTAWWILPLLVQRKLRKNGFGGPTPSFPLGSIIKMKKRSNVSEASLSKQLITHDIHSTVFPYFAEWQKLHGKVFIYWLGTEPFLYIADPEFLKKTSVIVKGKNWGKPDVFKVDRKPMFGNGLLMTEGDEWVQRRHIITPAFSPSNLKEMTNIMVESTKRMLTKWVDLTSSGHAEVDVECEITATAGEIIAQSSFGIGPHECTKVLEKLRALQVALFRTNRCVGVPYNNLMYPKHALEAKRLGNEIDDLLMAFIMERRKSADTRNESRDLLGVLIQESHVEDNKRQRKKLATRELVDECKTFFFXGHETTALALTWTLFLLALYPEWQKQLREEIEEVVGDKDFEVAMLAGLKKMGLVMNEVLRLYSPAPNVQRQARGDIWVDDMIIPDGTNIWIDVVSMHHDPTLWGDDVNEFKPERFDGDSQGGCKHKMGFLPFGFGGRMCIGRNLMMMEYKVVLSLVLSRFSFSLSPNYCHSPSIMLSLRPACGLPLIVQPL